A single region of the Camelus dromedarius isolate mCamDro1 chromosome 21, mCamDro1.pat, whole genome shotgun sequence genome encodes:
- the ZNF281 gene encoding zinc finger protein 281, which produces MKVGSAFLSGGGGGAGSGGRAEMEPSFPPGMLMFNHRLPPVASFARPAGAAAPPPQCVLAAAPAAAPAAEPPPAPAPDVTFKKEPAAPGAAFPAQRTSWGFLQSLVSIKQEKPAEPEEPPGAPPHHAFGGLFAGADERAPALGGGDGGGHGVIQDLSVLHPPPPAPHPRDVLLGGGGGGGRTTEDPRGPQEPKPDASVKKAKRPKPESQGIKAKRKPSASSKPPLVGDGEGALLSPSQKPHICDHCSAAFRSSYHLRRHVLIHTGERPFQCSQCSMGFIQKYLLQRHEKIHSREKPFGCDQCSMKFIQKYHMERHKRTHSGEKPYKCDTCQQYFSRTDRLLKHRRTCGEAIAKGAPGAEPGASGHNSVGNLAVLSQGNTSSSRRKAKSKSIAVENKEHKAGKASDSQVPSSMTLQSYSVEMPTASSSGGMIGTGIDELQKRVPKLIFKKGSRKSTEKNYLNFVSPLPDMVGQKSLSGKPGGSLGLASNSGVETISLLQSASGKQGQMSSTYDDAMQFSKKRRYLPTASSNSAFSVSVGHMASQQSVIQSAGVGVLDSEAPLSLIDSSALNAEIKSCHDKSGIPDEVLQSILDQYSSKSESQKEDPFSITEPRVDLHTSGEHSELVQEESLSPGAQTPSSDKASMLQEYSKYLQQAFEKSTNAGFALGHGFQFVSLSSPLHNHTLFPEKQIYTTSPLECGFGQSVTSVLPSSLPKPPFGMLFGSQPGLYLSALDATHQQLTPSQELDDLIDSQKNLETSSAFQSSSQKLTSQKEQQKNLESSTSFQIPSQELASQIDPQKDVEPRTTYQIENFAQAFGSQFKSGSRVPMTFITNSNGEVDHRARTSVSDFSGYTNMMSDVSEACSPRVKTPTSQSYR; this is translated from the coding sequence ATGAAAGTCGGCAGCGCGTTCctgagcggcggcggcggcggcgcgggcagCGGCGGGCGGGCGGAGATGGAGCCCAGCTTCCCGCCGGGCATGCTCATGTTCAACCACCGGCTGCCCCCGGTCGCCAGCTTCGCCCGGCCGGCGGGCgcggccgcccctcccccgcAGTGCGTGCTGGCCGCCGCCCCGGCCGCGGCCCCGGCCGCCGAGCCCCCCCCGGCGCCCGCCCCGGACGTGACTTTCAAGAAGGAGCCGGCGGCGCCCGGCGCGGCCTTCCCGGCGCAGAGGACCTCCTGGGGCTTCCTGCAGTCGCTGGTCAGCATCAAGCAGGAGAAACCTGCCGAGCCCGAGGAGCCGCCGGGCGCCCCCCCGCACCACGCCTTCGGGGGGCTGTTCGCCGGGGCGGACGAGCGGGCGCCGGCGCTGGGCGGCGGGGACGGGGGCGGCCACGGCGTCATCCAGGATCTGAGCGTCCTGCAcccgccgccgccggccccgcACCCCCGCGACGTGCtgctgggcggcggcggcggcggcggccggacGACCGAGGACCCCCGCGGCCCCCAGGAGCCAAAGCCGGACGCCAGCGTCAAGAAGGCGAAGAGGCCAAAGCCAGAATCTCAGGGAATCAAAGCCAAGAGGAAGCCCAGCGCATCTTCCAAACCGCCGCTGGTGGGAGACGGGGAAGGCGCCCTGCTCTCCCCCAGCCAGAAACCTCACATCTGCGATCACTGTAGCGCCGCTTTCCGGAGCTCCTACCACCTGCGGAGGCACGTCCTCATCCACACCGGGGAGCGGCCCTTCCAGTGCAGCCAGTGCAGCATGGGCTTCATCCAGAAGTACCTGCTGCAGAGACACGAGAAGATCCACAGTCGAGAGAAGCCGTTCGGGTGCGACCAGTGCAGCATGAAGTTCATCCAGAAGTACCATATGGAGAGACACAAGAGGACGCACAGTGGAGAAAAGCCATACAAGTGTGACACTTGCCAGCAGTATTTCTCAAGGACAGATCGCCTCTTGAAGCACAGGCGCACCTGTGGCGAAGCCATAGCGAAAGGGGCCCCCGGCGCAGAACCCGGGGCGTCCGGCCACAACAGCGTGGGGAATCTGGCTGTGTTGTCTCAGGGAAACACCAGCTCTTCGAGGAGAAAGGCGAAGTCAAAGAGCATCGCAGTTGAAAACAAGGAACACAAGGCTGGTAAAGCGAGCGACTCGCAGGTTCCGAGCAGTATGACCCTGCAGAGTTACTCGGTAGAGATGCCCACCGCGTCTTCCAGTGGAGGCATGATCGGCACTGGTATCGACGAACTACAGAAAAGGGTGCCAAAACTGATCTTTAAGAAAGGAAGCCGAAAGAGTACGGAGAAGAACTACCTGAACTTCGTGTCACCGTTACCAGACATGGTGGGACAGAAGTCCTTGTCTGGGAAACCAGGTGGCTCGCTTGGCCTCGCGTCAAACAGCGGCGTGGAGACCATTAGTCTCCTCCAGAGCGCAAGTGGCAAACAAGGTCAAATGAGCAGTACTTACGACGATGCCATGCAGTTCTCTAAGAAAAGAAGATACTTACCGACTGCCAGCAGCAACAGTGCCTTTTCCGTGAGCGTGGGACACATGGCCTCCCAGCAGTCTGTCATCCAGTCTGCGGGCGTTGGAGTTTTGGACAGTGAGGCCCCCTTGTCCCTTATTGACTCCTCGGCCCTGAATGCGGAAATTAAGTCTTGTCACGACAAGTCTGGAATTCCTGATGAGGTTTTGCAGAGTATTTTGGATCAGTACTCCAGCAAGTCCGAGAGCCAGAAGGAGGATCCCTTCAGCATAACGGAGCCACGAGTGGATTTGCACACCTCAGGAGAACACTCAGAGCTGGTGCAAGAAGAGAGCTTGAGCCCAGGTGCCCAGACGCCCTCCAGCGATAAGGCCAGCATGCTGCAAGAATACTCCAAATACCTCCAGCAGGCTTTTGAAAAGTCCACGAACGCAGGGTTCGCTCTCGGCCACGGGTTCCAGTTTGTCAGCCTGTCGTCACCTCTCCACAACCACACTTTATTTCCAGAAAAACAGATATACACTACATCTCCTCTGGAGTGTGGTTTTGGCCAGTCTGTTACCTCAGTGTTGCCATCTTCGTTGCCAAAGCCTCCTTTTGGGATGTTGTTTGGATCGCAGCCAGGTCTTTATTTATCTGCTTTGGATGCCACACATCAGCAGTTGACCCCTTCCCAGGAGCTGGATGATCTGATAGATTCTCAGAAGAATTTAGAGACTTCTTCGGCCTTCCAGTCCTCATCTCAGAAACTGACTAGCCAGAAGGAACAGCAGAAAAACTTAGAGTCCTCAACAAGCTTTCAGATCCCATCTCAGGAGTTAGCCAGCCAGATAGATCCTCAGAAAGACGTAGAGCCTAGAACAACGTACCAGATTGAGAACTTCGCACAGGCGTTTGGTTCTCAGTTCAAGTCGGGCAGCAGGGTGCCAATGACCTTTATCACTAACTCCAATGGAGAAGTGGACCACAGAGCAAGGACTTCGGTGTCAGATTTCTCAGGGTATACAAATATGATGTCCGATGTTAGTGAAGCATGTAGTCCGAGGGTAAAGACGCCCACCAGCCAGAGCTACAGGTAA